taagggaaaaaaagaacTCAATGAACATGTTAATGCAAGTttaaaggagaaaaataaacCTTAGCTAAGGTCAATTTTGGGTCTTCACCAATCAATCTACCAAACTTAAGTTCCATTTGGTCCCATTGGTCAAGCttattactactattactaTCATCTTTAGAAGCAAAAACAATAACTTTCTTTGTCTTTCTGGTGGAAAAAACAGTTCTTGAAAAAACCCCACTTGTTATTGACCTTGAATTATCATCTTTAGCAGAAAAAACAGCAAATTTTTTGGAGGAAAAATGAGTTCTTGAAAACACCCCACTTGTTATTAAGCTTGAATTATCATCTTTACAAGCAAAAACACCagtttttttggagaaaaaatgaGTTCTTGTCAAGAACTCATTTGTTATTGAGCTTgaattatcatgtttatcagAAAAGACAAGTACTTTATTGGATTTTTTGGATAAAGAAAGGGATTGTGAGGTTCTTGAATGGTGTAAAGATGAAACTGACAAGAAGGGGTTGGTTGTTAAGGTTTTGTCAAGGCTAAGGTTGTTCATTCTTGAAAAAACAAAGTGAATTTCATCAAATATTATTGAATAACATTGAAGATTATATGGTTTTGCCTTTGGTTTATCCTCTCTTTTGAGTTAATTTGTAGTGAGATAGTGAGAGTTTTGCAATTGGTGGTGTGGGCGGAAGGGGTGTCACGTGATTGGCACGTGAAGTAATACTATTGTAGTTTtagattattttaaaaaaaaaaaaaaaaatcataatccaTTCTAATTTAAAGttttgggaaaaagaaagaatatattttaaataatctCTTCACAAATATTGTTAGTAGTTGAAACAAGTGGTTTAAAGGTTACGGGCGCGAAGCGATTAGGCGAACCATTTTATCTAATACCGGTTGAGGTGTGGGAATAGAAATAAAATGGGACAGGACAGGTCATGGACAAGTTAAAGACTATACGAGATGGAAAGGGGTGGGAGAACCTTTAGACGGGGTGGGATGGGGACTTTTAGGCGAGATGagttaaaataatttcttaacAAAACTAATTAATCATCACTTCACCATGTTCACTCATCAAGATGATTAGTCTCATTGCCgctaatattaattaataatatattcattgtaacaccccaaaaaaaatttaaactaatACTTGAATTTTCTATTGATCATATCTTTATAGTAAGGATATATTTACTTCGCCCTCCCTACGTGAATCTGACGATAtatgaaaattgcttactttagATTGTGTTAATATTTACAAGGAAGTTTCGTGATGTTGTTATGTTTACCACTTATGATCCTCGTGAtaaatttattatgaaatacAATAGATATGTATAAAAGTGGGCAGCCACttttttttctattattattttttctttcatccTTATCCTTGGGAGTATATAATATCCTTTTGGGGCTCTTATCCTCTCCACCACCTACAATTTCGTTTCCTCCACCAAAATAAAACCCCAAAGCTCCTCTcctctcataatattcatccactgaatcaatcatcaagacttgttttggttgagccacaaactactccacacgaTTGAGGTAAGTTCAAAACCTAGTTTTTAGGCGGACAATCGTTAGTGTTTTCGATATttccttgtataaaatttagttttaagtgatCCAAGATGTTCTAGAAAGATATTTCATAGCCCTACAACTTTTGTTCAGGCCCCAAAACCCAATTTTGCTTGTATTTGTTCtaaaaggggtgatgaagtacaAGGCAAGTGCTGCCCAGATTTCTGTTTTGCAACATTACATGTACtactgttagtattttgagcatatcttgtAGTACAAAACTGCTATAGCAGTGATTTAAATTTCTCTAAaaccccaagacatatatctacaactttcattaaggccacaaagtctatttttgtCGTTTACCCCTTTGAAACTGAGCCACAATACAAGACAGTAGTATTGTCCATAAtttatgttttgatagtttagggtgattttcactgatttcatgtttagttttgACATGCTGAAACCATTGAACTTAaatagatatttgattgtgtatttaaggtatatatgctcttgtacaagctaagaagaattgtttgacgaagtgaactttggttggtctatggcgtagacgatttgaactcctcgagttgtggtagaacttgttgtgtggtaaaacaccaaggtttgtgtataaacttgaacttgaaatatctttattttctggaatttttgaagtatcttgatgttttgtttcctttctcttcatcttatatcattgtatggttattatctcaagtattgcaaaatattcgctaaatcgcccacttgtacgaattgcttgatcattttgcattcttgttgagactttgtccttcttgttgcGGTGACTTTGTCACCCCACATCGCATGCCTCTTGattcggatcttgcccatcttgactttggatttacatttcgtcttgatgatggacttttgtccattttcaagtatgagtggaaagccactttcaacatggctcttgattctcttgattattgggtgacgaccctacttgatttggggcttcggtccatcttgatattgattatgTTTGGTCTGATGGCATGACGTACATATTGGGCGAAATTGgttatttgacaaactctcttgaattgatctataagctttcttgacacttgagccttcaaatattgatttcgacatttggaaactcttcaaggttttgatatttgatactttgatatacttgtttacttgatttattattATCTTGTTGAGCTACCTACGACAGataagggaattggagaatctaatggctccaagcccaaagtttatacgccactaagctttatgctttgcaatagttgttttctatcgtaGCTAATGTTCGGGAGGAGATTTGAAGATGGCAATTTGGAGTAGACTTTTTGGGAGCCttagtgaagatcacatttgcatatgcatctaggtcttgtaaaattttggggacttgtacatgatcTATATGTcacacttatgtatgaaattttggaggcTTGTTGGACCACAAGACCATAAGCTTGTAACTTGAACTTGGTGACTTGTTTTGCTGTTTTTAGGTGTGCTTTTAACCCAAGTCATGCCATGTACTGGGTTTACATTTTGCcttgtaattatgtacaaaggaagataCTAGTTTTCTGTGATAATCGCAAGTTTGAGTTTCGTGTATCTTATGGACCTGCAgtggtgttgatttgaaaatataatttcaaaacgaAGTTTCTCAAATGTGTTGACCATTTGAGGAGGGCGTTACCATTTTAAATTGATACtctgatattgtatttcatcTAAGAAATTTTTCGGAGGgtataatggaaaaaaaaaatgtcgcaGTATCAACCCTTTTTCGCATGGGGCCTATTTCcactattaaatatttttgtgaatatcttttggcataaatttcttctaaactttgtaagtgtgaaattagcttttgtttcgtaagtggTATCCTCCCAAAGGGGATGCTACATTCATTATGACTAAGCTTGAGTGAAGTCTATTTTTAAATAGTGGTGTCAGGTTTTGAGCTTCGAGAATTAAGAACCTTTCGGTAGGAGGGCAGGTCTTATGAGATCTATGTCAGCCGTTGAAATCAAACGAAAATCGAAGAATCATTCGATTCATTATATATAGGGGCATAGCGGCGCCCTCTCACGTCGCCATTTCCGGTAGGACTGTGACTCTTCTCTCAATCCAATTCTTTACTTGGCCCTCAAAACTCACTATCGAGTACTTTACTCATTTAGTGGATTGTTGTGCACCTATCAATACCAAACCCAAATTTAAATTAGTCATGCcaacaaattttgaaaatcGGAATATGGTTaaaccaaaaaatataaaagtaaaataataataataataataataataataataataatagtaataataataataataataataataatcttatTAAAGCAAAACTGAGGAAAAagcattacaaataaatatatggTGCCTTAATAGGctttacaaaaatttcaaatgaagaaacaaataattaagTAAACCAATTAGTCATCACATCACCATGTTCTCATCAAGATAATTAGTCGCAttgacaaaaataattaatacaaACTATCCATCACGACTAATATTAAGTCTCTTCTAGTGATGCCATGTTCGAACTGTGATTATTGAAAACCTTACGGTAGGAAGTACTTTACTTCTTTAGTGGGCTCATCTAAACCGAAAGTGATTATGGATGCTATAAGAAAACTTTGTAAGAATATCTCGAGAACTCTATGAAGATCAATTTAGTAATTTACTACCAATCACAAGTTCATATTGGACGCAATATTTATATGAAAAGTAACGACTAGAGAGTTCTTTACGAACCGCAATTTACCTTAAAGATTCCTATGAAGATCTTTTTCAAATACACTATTAGCATCCAAATCAATCGTGTCAACGGATTTTGAAaccaaaattataaaatatgaagGCAACAATGTGTTTCTTATTAAAGCAAAATTGAGGAAAAAAGCATTACAAACATATGGTGCCTTGATAGGCTTTACAAAATTTTCGAATGAAGAAACAAACAATTAAGAAAAACAATTAACATGTCTTTCATCAAGATGATTGATTAGTCTCATTAACaataattaaatcaattaaCTATTGCATTATGACTAATCTTGAGTTTCTTGTATCTCTTCAGCAGGCTGTGGCTCATCAACAGTAGTAGTTGAAACTTCTTGTTCATCAGTTGAtccactattttttttatttgtagttgttgtgagATGATTATAGGAACCTTTTTCTTTGAACAATTGAGAGAAATGAGGCTTGCAATAGAGAAGTCCATCTAATGCTGCATATGATGAAGTTGTAAGTTTGCATCCACCATGAGCACATCTGAAGCAAGACTGATGGTAAAATTCTCCATCTACTGTCACCTGTTTTTTTCAATCACATAATATAGATTAAAGTATCTAATTATATGTTATACagatgaaaaaaaagaagtgctTGATACCTTTGGGTGATCTAGTCTACAAAATAGAAGACAAATGTataacttttatatattttagtatactatacatataatatacatatactatgtgtataatatacatataatatacatatgccatacgtataatatacatatccatgTATAAGTTTTGTATATTTAGGCTACTGCCGGTAACTAAGTTTTGGCCGACGAGACATAAACGAAAGTATCCCATGGGCTAATGCCCACACAGAGACGGATGAATTTGATCTTTATTAGTTCGAGTTCAGGATTCTACCTCAAGACCATTTAATTTGTTGGGTTCAAaatctattttattaatttagtggATTATTTAACACATTGTAAGGATTTGAGCCAAGCTATTGGATTTGTATGAACCCACAGCTAATCCAGGAGGTCCGCCCAAAGACACATGTACAGATAGGGAAGAAACACCTCGTATGGAGTGTTTTCCCCCTTTTAATGGGCTTTATGAAGGGCAAATCTAAATTAACAGGGTCAGCGGATACAAAATACCAAATGGTTAAACaaactcaaaaaaagaaagaatcttATATCTAAATATTCTTTGTACAcatgtaacattttttttttctttccaaatactACTTAGTGTGTCTGATCATACAATAACCAtgtggaaaagaagaaagagagctCTTTATCAGTATTCTAGCCGGGAAAATAAaagcattatttggaaaatctTTGTTTCCATCTGCCTTGCGCGAGATAGTACTTCATCCTCCCAAACGGAACATATCTTATAAAAACATATAAATTGGGTGGGTTCAGATTAAACAATTGGATTGATTACGAGTCATCTCTACTTGTTAAAACTGAATTAATTCTATAacataacaaattaaaatttcttttattttttggtttaatcATCTGATATCCGAAATTCATATGTCTAGTTAATCCAAAAACTcgataaaattatttaccttttCCAATGGGTACACAGTTTTCTTGCATGCTGCACATTTTTCTTGAGTGCCCGAAAATAGAGAGGACAGCTTGCTCGGGCATCTGTTCTGTAATCACAatgatattaaaaataaaaaaaaggtcaaattttttatatatacaatcAGTAACAAATCCTCGTAACAAATAAATACATGGAGGGAATATAGTAAAAAGATTAATGTTGAAATTGTTAGAACAATTATATATCATATCTCCTCATaattaataaagtaaaagaacATTCAAAAGTATACAAATAAACGACAATATATATTATGCATGGATGGATTGCTTATTAGAATTAAAATTGTTATGACAGCATCATTAACTTTATATTCTCGACATTTCAGTTTATGTGACTAATTTTCTAACACAATGGCATATTTCTATAGTTAGAAACCATTAActtttataaccacacaaatattataacatgtttaagaccataagttttaaaagttttaaaacaacaaaaacattccgacgtttaagaccacaaatttcaaaattctttatttttcttaaattctgCGCTAATCTAAACTATGTCATATAAATCGGAATGACAAGAGTAATTAAAAAGTCTCACTAAAGTTGACATGAGATACATACCAGATCATTGTTCCTCCCCACTGCACATtgatataagaaaaaaataattaggctatgaaaataataaaaataaatttaggtTAATTAGGAATATAATTAAaaacatatatagatgtattaaaattcagaagaaaaaaaaaactaacgtGACGAAGACTTCAAGGCTCCACTTCCTTTCTCCTTGAGGAGTTGTTCAAAATGTGGCTTGCAAAATAAAGTTCCATCGAGGCTAGAGTAGTTGCTCAACTATATATAattcaaaggaaaaatcaacaaaaatacaTTAATTAGAAGCTTCAAGTTGATATGATAATTTCCatacaaaattaataatttgctttatgtgtttttttttccatttgtaTCTATCTATTTGATAATAATTACCTTGTGCGAGCTTTGCTCACATTACCCATCTCAAGTAGGGACATAGGTTGGATTGGAGACAAGGGGATTCAAAAAAATTGTGTAAGAAATGTAAAGGTGGAGTTGAATAAGGACAATTCGGGGCACGAAGCATCTCGTGATCACAAAGGGTCCGAGGAAGGGTCATGCCCTAAGAAGTGTTCTGTAGGTGACCTATCCTAACACAAGAGTCATTAATTCCACGGTTCAAATGCGTGACCTACAAATTTCACAAAGACAACTTTACTATTTCCCCATGTCCCCTTGAGGCGGGAGTCGCTATAACTCATGTGCTGGAAGGTTTCCATATAGACATAAAACATATCTATGCACTCTATATTTTCTGTACAAAGGATTAATGTTGGGCGAACGTGGCTAGTAGTCACTATCTCAAATAAAGGAGGATTGTTGAAGTAGGTTGATAACCGGCGTAAAATTCATCCATTTATGATGAATTTTCAAAGTACATAACCATTATATctatttattaataatatacATTACAATAATATTTAAGGACTGATAAGCAACAAATTATCAAATAATCATGTTAGTTACGAATTATTTAGCTGTAAATAGCATCTAATCTCGTAgctaatttttatttgttcCGTGAATAGTTGGGGcaatatatatgtgatgatatgtTTGTACATGGAATACAACCAGAGCGGAAGATAATGGAAAGGAGACAAGGTCCTAACTAAGCATAACACAAACTACCATCCCATCTATCATATCAGTCGAGTCGATCAGATTCGTTATAAACGAGCCTtcgaaaaattcatgaaatagtcaagaagtaaaaatattataaaatctTACAGCAAGTCTTCCATTGCAATGGCTACATCTGAAACAAGTATTATGATAATTAACACCACCTGCAGAAATCACCTCTGCAGCATACACAGCTTTATCACATGCCTTGCATTTTGTTTGGGTTCCAAAACTTgacattttgttaatttttttatttttttatttttcaatttgggaattgagatttgagatcATTTACAATATATGAATGAATCTCTATCCCCAAAgttataatgaaaaaaaaaagctcatGATTTAACTTATGATGAACAAGTAGTTgatttattcttcattttaGTGGCTAGGAACCAATTTCCTGAATGAATGGATAGGCCAAAATTTGCCTAACATTAAGGACATGCACTGAAATATATTAAAGTGGTTAAATCAGTTGGGACAAAGAAAGTGAAGATGGAAAAAAGAGAGAacgttttgaataaattgtgaatatgaaaaataaaacaattatATAAGTCGATTTTATATCATCGGATACAATGCCGTTTATGTTGGAcccaaaaatattcaaattattaaaaaaaaaaaaaaaatattagcaaCGGATAACTTTAAAATCGAATCAAACCGGCTGATAAGTAACAACATTCAAGAGAAACAACACAGTACATTAGCACCATTCAAGCTCGAGATTTGCTCAAGGGTAGAAGTATAATTTTTCATAAAGCTTATCGAGTTATatatgatacggataaaatCGGACAAACTGGGTCCTAAACAAATAACCCGATAGTCAATAATAtgatatcaataatcaataatatttttttctcggCTCGGGTTATCGGTTTCGCTTATCTGCCAAACAGAAAACAGAAAATAGAAAGGTAAAAAAGGGAATAAAGAAATGGCTTCGCCCGGACTCGAACCGGAGACCTTCAGTGTGTTAGACTGACGTGATAACCAACTACACCACGAAACCTGCTTGGTTCTATAAGTCTTCAGTTGTAATAAGACCGACCAGTACAACCTTAAACTAAGCTACTCCCTCAAAGAGTTGGagcaaacttatttttttaaaactactcctccgtctcaaattatgtGTTTTAGTTTGACGGGGCACAAGATTTAAGGAATacaaaaagacttttgaatgtTATAAtcataaattaaagatgtgtttcctttgaatcttgtgattttaaactTGTCATATGAGATGTTCGAATCGACAACTTactaatatataaaaaagagaTACTCTTTTTGGAcattatcaaaagaaaaataagatacttaaattgggacggagagaatACATGGTAATTTTTTACTTAATGAACAAGCTACAtagcttcttttttaaaaaaaaaatatgctagCGAAAAGGCTATATTTGGCCCATTTATGTAACGGCGGAAGTATATATGCATCATTTGTTAACGAGGGTATATCTGTTTAATATTACAAAGTCGAGGGGTATATTGCACCCTTTTTCCTCCCTGTATATAAATGGCAGTTGGGATGTACGAACAAGGCTAGTTCAGTAATTTTGATGTTTCATTTTGGTGCAATTGCAACTTTGTCATTAGACTTACCTGTACGTTTTTCTTCTTCCCTTATATTCCACACTTCCTTTTCTCTCTGCTTTTTGCCCTTTGCATATCATCACTTCAGTATTTCTCAACTTTATTTCCAATTTGTCTTTGGGGTCTGTTAATTTGGTGAGTTTTCATTAAAAATTTGtcacttttgaatttttgtacTATTGTTGTAAAATAACTCTTAGGGTGTGTTTAGTTTTTAATCTACAGTTTATTGTTctttgattcttgctactatatgttatttcttgtacttcaattatcttatttatctgtgatagctactgctttttttttttccagactGCTTTATTATGGTTTTTTCATTTTCGTTAGTTTATTTTCATATTGCTTTGAACTGCTTGTGCTTATCTGACATTTTTTTCCTCATGCTTTctcttgagctgagggtctttcggaaatagTCTCCCTATCTTCTGAGgtaagggtaaggtctgcgtacactttaccctccccagaccccacattatgggatttcactgggtatgttgttgtagttgtttcTAGTATTTGGTAAGTACGCAATAAAATATTATCTCATAAgtatttatatgtaatctagtAAAATACTATGGGGTTGGGATTGGGGGAGTGAGGGTTCAGTAGTGGCGAGGGtgggggttggggttggggcGTTGGGTGGGTGGGGAGGAGACAATAAACTTGGAATGTCACTATAGAACTTATTTTCCCTACTtctattagggaagtcatttttctcatttttgagGAACTTACTTCCctaaggaaaatgttttccaaaacattttgaccggccaaacatgagaaaattgaaaaatattttcctccataccagaCACACTCTTAATATATGAGTTTTGGCTCATTAGTCCTAATGTATAAACATGATGAAAAGGGTCCTTAAGTAAAGACAATCGCTATTTTTAATGTCAAAATAAAATGAGGCCCTCGACATCTTCCTACATACACAACCTAACCAAGCCTAATCAAAGGCATTCTAGGGTTCCTTCCATACTAGATTGAATATATTCTCCATAAAATTGCTATTTTCTTCGAGCTCTACTTGTGCCTCAAAAGTTTTCCCGGGGGTCTTTCAAGTTAGGGTTAAGAATTTTCATGTGGGTTCTGAAATCGGATTGAACGATACAAGAGGTACCTTTGTTTTGTAGTTTATTAGCTCACGTGAAGTGCACATGTCAATGGTCTCCGTTGCGTTTATTTTGTCAACAAAAATAGCTGTTGTTACTTGTATTGTttccttttcaaaatttcaacattttggtttctttttttcttatgttTGGGTAGTTTCTTGATGAATTTGTACATGCAAGTAGGGGTctcaaatgggcgggttgggctGAATTTGGGTGGGTCAAAATGAGCTGAGTCAATAAATGACCTGCCAAAAGTTACTTCAGCTGAAATGGGCTAGGCTAAAACGCACTAAAAAGCGGGTCATAACCTAACCCGCCCAGTTcactaaattttaatttctttgtttgttcttttataagtTTTAGTacctaatataattatttttttccttcttataaTGACTATActtataacatatcaaattaagaaaatgGATTTTGagaatatattaaattattttgattttcgcATATGTCAGTTTGGACTACATATCAGCTTAACTATTAGATGGACTGAAAGGGTTGGGTTGAAATGGGCGGGTCAATGACCAGCTCAAACTTGAGCGGTTGAGTGGGTTGAGCAGATCATGTTTTTATGTGCTAATTGTGCTACcatgtatatttttttcttgttcggGTATGAGTGTTTGTAGATAGATCTATATATAGGTCCATATTTAGTGTGTATACATGCTTTTGATTTTGATTGAGTAGAGGGTGAATGAGTTCTTTGTAGGAGAGTGGTGAGGTAGAATTGATACTCAAGAAAGTATTCCAATTTGATGAGATTTGGAAACgagggttcatttaaaataattaaattaaagaatcaaattttcttttgtgGGAGGAGTTTTGATAGACATACGCCCCGTCAAAACCACTAAAATCATAACATGAAAATCTTAAGGCTTTTACAGTAAAGTGAAATATATGATATTCGAGAAGAACGGCGAAGCAAGGGAGGGGAATGAATCCGGTCTTGGGTATAAAGGTGTGCCTTAAGGCAGCGAGGGACGAAAGGATAGAATGATTCTATGTATGCGCGAGCTGAAATATAGTTAGTTTCATTAAAGCCATTTTGTCACTTGGTTACCAACTTCCAATTGAAGTGCCACCAACAACTTTCGTGTAGTTTGTGATTGGTTGTAACTGCTATGATTTTCTCTAGAATAAATCTTTCACTTAATGGATCTTCTTGTTCCTCAAACCAGAACACCAAATTGTATTATTCATTTTCTCTTCTCTGTGTTGTTGTTTATATATTAAAGTATCTGCtaaatttgaaaggaatatcACTTACTATGGCTTCATCCGAACATATCAAAAGTGCTGAAGCAGTTGAAAGAAGTGATGATCTTGTAGTCAAGATTCTACTGCTCCTCCCAGCAAGACCTCTGTTCAGATTCAAATTAGTTTCTAAACGGTGGCAATCTCTAATCTCTGATCCTTATTTTTCATCCCTCTGGAGGCCTCTAACTTTCCCGAGTGCACTCATTGCCCGGAATTTGTCTTGGTCGTTCGGGAACAAGTGTGACAACTTCTCTTACATTCCACTCAAAGATGCAGCAGCAGTCGAGGATTCTCCTCATGGACtcttggattttttaaaaggcGACTCTTTCACTTACACGGTTGAAATCATGAGTTCCTGTGGTGGTTTACTTTTCTGTTGCTGTTATAAACCATGGATCAGAGAATACTATGTGTGTAACCCCACTACCAAGCAATTCACCCTTCTTCCAAGTCCAGATAGGCATTACTCGCGAGACTTGTGTTTGGCTTTTGACCCTTCAAAATCCCCTCACTACAAGATTCTCAATGTTGGATTTCATTACAATGAGATGTACTCTTCAGAGACAAACTCCTGGAGGCAATTACGAGATCCGTTTCCAAGACAAATTCTATTCCATTTGAGAGAAGACGAAGACACGGGAGTTTTCTTCAACGGAGCAATCTTTTGGGTGTTAGCCCGTAGCTTTTGCTATTTTGATATGGATAAGGAGATTCTTCACTCTGATTATCCGATGCCAGAAATGGATATTACGTTTACAGATTACTGGTTTGGATGTGTCGATGAGCGTTTGTATCTAGTTGGCCATTCGGACAGGGGATGGATCCGTGGTTTTGACGTGTTTGAATTGGGAAACGACTATTCATGGAGCCTAAAGTATCACGTTGATCCAGTACTGGAAGTTCAGAGTAGCATTCTTTCGGTTATGACAAGAGAAGGGAATGATCAGGAACTATTTATGGCTGTCTACGTACCTTACCAAGTTAAATTTATCAACTTAAAAGATAATACTTGCAACATGGTCTTGCCAATACATGCTTCTGTTGGCCTTACATTTGCAAGTAGAGTTTATCATTTGATTGAGAATCCATTCTTGGCTATCTAACTTTTAGGATATATGGTGTAATACTCTTTGTAGTAGCGGTCTCTACATATCGTATAAACAATCGAAAGAAAAATCTCTATCTGATAGGGCTAGGTACAGTCTCAAGGTTGTCATAGTATGTGACATTTAGTATTATCATCAAAccctctataacaacatttcactataatgATCAAATTTTCTTTGGAACCGTTCTTTcactatgttatattatatgtttacTATAAAAGCATTTCGCTATAGCGCCCAAAAACAATCTGGACAAGCGATGTTTTTTGTTATCACAGATTTATTTGAGGTCGTAGCTCTATAACGATCATCCTTTATAGCAAAATTTCATCGAATCGTTAAGTTTTCTCCGTAACcaattttcattttatgttgtaatatgttctctataacaacattttgcTATAGCAGCCAAAAGTATCCGGACAAACGacattgttatagagaggtttg
This portion of the Lycium ferocissimum isolate CSIRO_LF1 chromosome 1, AGI_CSIRO_Lferr_CH_V1, whole genome shotgun sequence genome encodes:
- the LOC132031329 gene encoding LIM domain-containing protein WLIM2b-like produces the protein MSSFGTQTKCKACDKAVYAAEVISAGGVNYHNTCFRCSHCNGRLALSNYSSLDGTLFCKPHFEQLLKEKGSGALKSSSLGRNNDLNRCPSKLSSLFSGTQEKCAACKKTVYPLEKVTVDGEFYHQSCFRCAHGGCKLTTSSYAALDGLLYCKPHFSQLFKEKGSYNHLTTTTNKKNSGSTDEQEVSTTTVDEPQPAEEIQETQD
- the LOC132059744 gene encoding F-box protein At5g07610-like — its product is MASSEHIKSAEAVERSDDLVVKILLLLPARPLFRFKLVSKRWQSLISDPYFSSLWRPLTFPSALIARNLSWSFGNKCDNFSYIPLKDAAAVEDSPHGLLDFLKGDSFTYTVEIMSSCGGLLFCCCYKPWIREYYVCNPTTKQFTLLPSPDRHYSRDLCLAFDPSKSPHYKILNVGFHYNEMYSSETNSWRQLRDPFPRQILFHLREDEDTGVFFNGAIFWVLARSFCYFDMDKEILHSDYPMPEMDITFTDYWFGCVDERLYLVGHSDRGWIRGFDVFELGNDYSWSLKYHVDPVLEVQSSILSVMTREGNDQELFMAVYVPYQVKFINLKDNTCNMVLPIHASVGLTFASRVYHLIENPFLAI